One window of the Triticum dicoccoides isolate Atlit2015 ecotype Zavitan chromosome 3B, WEW_v2.0, whole genome shotgun sequence genome contains the following:
- the LOC119280858 gene encoding uncharacterized protein LOC119280858: protein MLSPSNLHLEGNQLILALSLMPFIYYLFFDLVMHLLTRKSEVRTNKSTTKTWALGSIICSRRGRCDICINSSKGCCLYCVDNVLVTLPIIRFPPIDDFKLLKESMAYKDMRASKFDPAEERYLELHFIAKPVGNM from the exons ATGCTTTCTCCATCTAATCTCCATCTTGAAGGAAACCAGTTAATCTTGGCACTCAGCCTGATGCcctttatttattatttatttttcgaCCTGGTGATGCATCTATTGACAAGGAAGAGTGAGGTGCGGACTAACAAAAGCACAACAAAAACCTGGGCACTAGGAAGTATTATATGTTCCCGTCGGGGACGATGTGACATCTGCATCAATTCAAGCAAAG GTTGTTGTCTGTACTGTGTGGACAATGTTTTAGTCACGCTGCCAATTATCCGTTTTCCACCAA TTGATGACTTCAAATTATTGAAGGAGAGCATGGCATACAAGGAT ATGCGGGCATCCAAGTTTGATCCAGCTGAGGAAAGATATCTGGAGCTGCATTTCATCGCCAAACCCGTGGGCAACATGTAG